tgacgtattgtaaatattcaagatgaaatttgcaatgacttgaattcagcttgaattcaaggttctatcaatatggtacattgatagggggagtttgtttaaacttcgggagttaaggttaactccatcatcaattggttgtcactataaaaaagggggagattattgaatctcatattttgatgatgaaaccaattgataattgtttatgatttaatctacgtgttgagtgacacaggatgctacgatcaggataagacaattaaagcaggaaaaatcaagttatgccggaggagaacatatcagaagattggacgtcggaccggtggatcgatcgacgtatcaacaaaaggtttcgggccgtggattcgagcatcgggccaagaagagcagatattatgccaaggatatcggagttgcagagtcaattgaccgattgggcaataagccgtaagagaggacgatgtgctgaagaatcggacgaagcgtcaagagaccaatgatatgccggacaacttgattaatgcttagtattaattatctagattgaagtttattttacatgtgctggattaactacgatgacaaggcatggagcaaaatgaagttccaaaGTCAAGGACACTATcacattaggagtttgagagttcgttggaagtccggaagtTCATCCCTGGATAATGCACACAAGCATAgaaagtctaaaagcaaagaaacgctgctgctatctctttagaattccctcctctactctaagtgttagatttctgtaagagaggagtgtgagtgcttgtaagggttatctcctaaacccggtaaaaggagaagagtggtgtaaaaaggtaattggccttcgcctattgaaggaaggcttctagtggatgccgatgatctcgtcggaggaggaagtcgaaagtggatgtaggtcaagattgatcgaaccattctaaatctcggtttgcattttattcttgctatttccttactgcaaacctctttaagtgcttactgccttcaagctatctttacaaaTACACCTTTAAAGTTATTATTTTTACAAAACGACTTAATTTTTAGGAATACACCTGTAAACCGTAAgtgcttaattttttttatgataaacttAAGattattttgtaaaaaataatatgttattTAATAGATTCAGTGAATGAgtatattttcatttatttttaagtaTAACAAAGATTCTCTACATAATTAGTGAGAATAATAAGGTAAAAGATGAGAAAGATGAGAGTAGAAGACATAGCAGGAGGAGGCTAAGGAGTATGACCGAGAGGAGGGGAATGAGGGAGGAGGATAGGGATGAGGGTTTATGGATTATAACTGAATCAACACATTAGCGCAAATTAGTTTAGTAGAACCATATTAgggtaaaatttaaaaaaaaaatgcccTCAAGTAAAAACGAGATAATATAAAAATCGATTACGATGGACTTTATTTGTTAAATTACCTAAACCATTTTTCATATATCGTTATTACATGTCATCCGGTCAAAACCCACTATTAACAAACCCACAGTAAGACTCGGACCCAAACTTCCACTCATACGGGCGACGTCATAAGCTTACCGTCAACATTTATTTTATCTCCAATGTTCTTGGCCAATCATGACTCATTTACACACTCCTCGTCAACGCCACTTTCTATATGACTCTCATCGTGTGACTTTGTCTATCAGCTTGACATCTCATCGCAAGCTACAAAGAGatataaatatcatatttaagTTCTTAATATGCTATGATGCCATGGTAAAAGATTTTGATTATATTACTATAAATACCAGAAAAGAGACCCGATTTAGATGATTAAAGTTTAAATTACAAAGAAATTCTTGACTTGTAGGAATTAAATTATGTTAATTAATAGTcaattatttcaaaaattaatgACAAGTAGAATATTTtgaggaagaggaaaaaaaaataaaaagaagaagaaatcatgcAGTCTCATATGTTGCCAAACATGTTTGACTTGTAAGATTTCTCAACAAAACAGAACGAAAGCCAGAAGTTGTAGATAATTGAAGTACAGCTACCAAATTGACTTCTCGAGCGTAGCAGGTCACCTACCCAAAACTGTGCTATGTAGTTGTGATCTGACGTAACTGCCCTCTGTGGAACGTGTCCGGAAGCAAATCTGTCACCGTTAGATCGTCGATAGAAAACCTGTCGGTATATTTGTGTGTCTGTGGAAGTAAAAGGACAGAAATGGGAATCTAAAGCGTCGTCCGTCATCTTAATCGAGGAAGGTGAGCTGTTCCGATGGCTACTTGCGTCGTTACTGGATAGGCGAGGGTCACAACATGTGGGTCCCATGTCGCCGTATGGCCGCCGAGTACCTTGATCTAGGATAACAAACAGAAGCCCCGCGTGTCCCGGTTGGCGATGGCCGGGTGTGTGGGTCCCACACTTTTCCAAAGCAATAGCAGAGCGGGTAGGGCTGCGTGGATCGCGGTAACAATCAGAAGCCCAACGTATACGATTTCTGACCGGCCTCAGAACGCCTCGTTGCTGATAAACAATGGCCGTCCAGTGGGTCCCACACACTTTGCTGCAATAACAGACTGGGTAGGACGTAGTGTAACGACGAGTGTCTAGATCTAAAGTGACAAACGGAAACCCTACGTACAATTATACGATTTCAAACAACCAATGAGAGAGagagggcgagagagagagagagtatcaaGGGGCAACGTATTCGCTTGCTTCGTTTTCCGCTTTCCTCTCCCCACCCCCAAAAAAATCAATTCCCCACTTGCTCGCCCGCCGCGTGCCGTCAGGTTCAAACTCCCCTCCCCCACCCCCATCCCTTTCTTTCTTTAGTTCCCGAACTATTCTCGCGCCCCGAGGCGTCGCATTAGGGTTTCGGCCCCAACGGCACCTCCCGATCCCAAATCCTCCGAGCACCCGCGCCGCCCTCCTCCCCAGATGCGATCTCTAGTCTCTCGCTAGACAGCCGGTTCGCGGTCGCGTCGGCTTGCTTCTCTCCCCCGGCAACGACGTTGCTTCCGGTTGCGGCGGTCCAAGCGATGGCTTCGAACGCCTCGTCCTCCGCTTCCGAGTGTAAATCGGAGCCCTCGGCAGAACATCAGGTTCCTATTTCTCGTCTTCTTGTTGTTATGTGTTCGGTGATTTGACTTTTACCGCAATGTGGGGTGGGATTATGTGCCGTTGGTCCTGGAGTCCGCGAGATTTGGAGCTGCATTGCGTCGGGTGCAGTATTTTGGCTTGTATTGTTTTCGCTGGAGATGTCAGCCAAACCGAAGCGGGTGTACGTGCCTTTGGAGCAATGTTGGGTTGCCTAGTTGTGCTTGTTTTCGGGCATCATAGGTAGCACACTGTGTCATGTCACTGATGCATGATAACTCTCTTAGTTTGAGAATTGAGAGTTTGACTCGCGAGTACAGAACGGGACAAAATGTTTGATACGAATGAAAGAGGAAGAtgggaagggaaagtgattgctgtgACGAACCACTAGGAATTGTGTTTTGGAAAGACGAGTATGAAAATTCATCACCTTATCCTGTTGACTTTCATATTTGAGTCAACGAAAGTCGAAATTCTAGACAGATGATTGCTCATCCTAATTATTGGGTGCATCATTTCCAATCCTATGGGTAATTGTTGGTGCTGAAAGTATGCTTTGGGTGCAATATAAAATACAAGTTTCAAAAGCAAAACTGTTAGTATGTTGGGCCTATGTATTCTTCCAAGCGAAGgagaccgatatatatatatatatatatttcttttcagtAGATTGTAATTTTTTCCTATTGTAGGCAGCTATAATCTACAGGTCAAAATGTTGGACATACAGGAAAGATGTTGACATGGTttgaagtttttggtagaaaaatAAAACCAGGTTTCATCAGTGCGAGAGCTAGTTGTGGATTAGAAATTAATTGAAAAAAGTAGTACAGGGAAAAAAGAGGGGGAAAAAACTGTTGCAAACAATAATGATTGGTCTAATTGTCCTTTGTTAGATATTACCCATAATCAAGCTCagttaatgaaaaaaaaatcacCATGCAGAAAGCTAATGGAGCTCAATTGATAGAGCTCCACATAGTCTATTGCATATAGTGTGAAAAACTTAGTGGTTTTGCAGAACTAAATAGCTTAATTCAGAATGTttcataacaacaacaataacaacaacaatagcacaagtcccaactatttggggtcggttacatgaatcttttgctgCAATTGAGATCGGTAAAATCTCATATATTTAGTAAAGTTTATAGTACTTAaaactttatttataattttcattaAACTCCTTTTAGATCTTTCTTTATCTCTTCTCGtgccactaacattaatcatttcacctcttctaaCTATTGCATTCGAAAGTCTCTTGAGCACATGCTATatgatcttaaatgattttctctcatcttatcctctatcaaagcGATACGTAGTTGTTCACAAATTTTTACTAGTTCaattgatattaaaaaaaataaaacatagcTGACATCTTCTCTAAACCAATTTAGTTGATTTTTTACATCTCCATGAAAATCTGTATTTCATTCATCTGGTAGTATGCTGATTCTGTAGAATCCTAGGACCCTTAGCCGCCTCTTAAATCTTTTGGTCTGAAATTCTAGGTACTGGGTACTCATGAAATATAATGGGGTGTGCATTTTTTACTCTTGGATGGGTAAGCCAAGCAATTATCTTTGTTGGAGCTTTCATGAGGGTCTGCAGAGAGAAGATTCATATTAACACTACAGCTAATGCCTCAAATATTGATTTTCATGCATATCCTTGGAGTTTATGCTGTAATCTAGATTGTTGATATGTGACCTTCATGATAGCCTTGCTCTTTACATGCAGCACATACAAATATGCTCTTTTTTGTGGCAGTTGTCTTCATTATGGTATGCTACATGCAACTTTTTTCTTACCGTGATCTGAAGTTCCATTTAAGCATGATAATAACATTGTATATTCAATTTATAATGTTCTGTTTGTTTGTAAGTGCAGATAGTTGGAGTTAAAGAAGGAAATTGTACTCCTTCGGATGTTATGGAAATTATAGATTCTTTGAAGAAACAAGTCTTTTCTGATCGTTGCACTTATATCAAGGTTCCAATTTAGAAATGCCATTGTTTGTTTCACTATTAAGTACAATAATATATTGCTTCTGACTATTATCTTCTCTTTGATAACTTCTTGAGCCTTCATAAAACCATTGCtgagtttcattttttttttccagaaaaaAATGGATGAGAACAAGCAGAAGCTCAGTAGCATGACACAACTGGTTTATAATTTATCCAAGGTTAGAAGAAATAGTTCAGACCACAACAGTGATTTAGACACAAATCTCTTAACAAGGAGGCAAGATGATGCCCTTTGTACAGTAAATAGTCTTGAACAATCTGCTGGAGAAAAGGATAGTGGTAGTTGTCAAGAAGAAAGTTCATATGCATCCTCAACTGTTCTTATAGGGAACAATTTTGGAGGAAAAAATGGAGTTCGACTGATCAAACTCCCTGAAGTGCccaaactacctccatatactacatGGATATTTTTGGACAGGTACATCTGTACAACATTAGGGCAATTATATATGTGCTCACCCATTTATATTCATGTACAAGAACCTTGCTTCAATATGTGTAAACCTGAGATTGCACAAACATTAACATGTTCTTTATTCCACACAAATCAGTGTTGCTCCTTGATTTCTACAAGGATGAacattcatatgtgtaaaatgatATATACAAAGTtgtgttttaacttttaagtggCTGAGTTCATCTTTTATGTTGCCAATTGGAATTGTTTATGGTTGTATGGAATTTGagtttctcttttgttgttgttgactcAATATTTCAAAAGTCAGGTTTTACGTCACCTGGTTGAAATACTGTGAAGCTGCATCACATGCAATAACTGCTGCGACATTACTTGCTTTATACTGCATATTCTTGTCTCTATAAAATCTATAAAATTAAGTGGCAACTTCAGGTTTTATTCCCATCTGGGAAGAAGAGAGGATTGATGGTTGAAACAAATTTATATttgcatttttataaattttacttTTAAGAGTCTGTACTGATCAGATGGCTTCTGATAATTTGGAGGCAATTAACTTTGACTTGACTTTAaagcattaaaaaaatattttgtaggTCAGAGTGTTTTTTTGAAAGTTCTAAAGGTCAGCCTCTTTTCAAGCAAGGATAAAGCAGGGGTTACATTGTTTATGTTGTTATTTTCCAGACCATGCGTGGATACTCTATTCTCCAATGATTGACACTCTAAACAAATCATGACATTTGGATTAATTTAAATTCCTTAATTTTTTGTACCTGATGACCTTTAGCATAGGAGTATCTCCTTTTCACATCAGATTTAATAAACCTGTGCATGCCTCTGTATATATACTGATTGAATGAATGAAAGCATACAATTTACACCATATCTAGTTCTCTGCTTTTATGCCTTAGGTATCAGAGAATTCAAATTTCATTATCATAGTCCAATGGCCTTTATCAACAGCACTATTAGCTCTTTTGCAACCCCTACTGATGGTACCTCTGTACATCTTTAAAGTCAACCTGAAACCCTCATTGTTATTATTGAGACAGCCCAGTTACCCATCAACCTCAAGACATTTTGCAGGAGCATGTAAAGAGCACCTATCCTTGCATCAAATCCTCAGTTTCTGGCCATAACTTCCAAAAATCATAGTATTTGACTTCAATTTGAATTCCTGGACTTGTTATTTTTGCTTTTAGCCTAGGAGTGATTCTCTTTGTATAAATTAGTATGAGTAATTCTGTGCTTTACATATCAGATTTGATAAAGTTGTGTATGCTTTTGTTTGTATTGACTGGAGAATTGAAAGAAACAATAGAACATTTTCACTGTATCCTGTTTTATGCTTTTGCTCCATCTTCATCCTCCTCAAATGGAACACCAAAAGAATCAGTGAATGcctctaatttttttaatgcACAATGCTATTTTATTCATTGCAAAATTCATTTTATAGGAACCAAATAATGACAGAGGATCAATCAGTTGTGGGTCGTAGAAGAATTTATTATGATCAAAATTGTGGTGAAGCTTTAATCTGCAGTGACAGTGAAGATGATTTTGTTGAGGatgaggaagagaagaaagagtttggaACACATGAAGATTTCATTATCCGGTTGGTAAaaccttaatttttttaaaagcatCCAATGTTTTAGCTCCACATCTCTTTGAAGATTATGCTGCTCAAGACTCTTTTTGTAATTTCAGTTGTAGCTTTTTATTTGGTCTTGTGTGTTGCCCTGTTACCTTAGTTGGATCATTATGTATTGGTTAAGTTGCTATTCTAATTCCTAACAAATGCTCTTGTTTGCATAAGCATTTCAAATGATTAAGAACAAGATCAACCATAATTGTCCAAAGGCATTCCAAAATAGGATGAGATGAATACGCTTCTTGGAATACAACTCAACTCTATTTTTGGTCCACATACTTTGCACACATGAAATCCTTTTGAACTGTGTTTGGATCAGGATTGAAAGAATGGTTGTGATATAGAGTAGAATTTGAAATGTAGATTCAACCTGTTCATGCAATTATCTTCTAATCGAGGCTTTAAAATAAATGATACTTATCTTCAAGAAATGGATTTTTGAACAGATGgaatttttttaatctcttgTCTCATTGCTTTTTTTAGTTTCTCCATCCTTCTCAGTTtctctttcttgttttttttgCCCCCATTGTTCTTACATTGTTCTCTTTAGGGCATGAATTTTATGGCAAAATATCTTATATTATGAAAAGAAATAGGTTACATTCATACTTCAATGACTAATTTTAAGTTATAACTACAGCAGAGTCCTTTTCCTAAATATTTAGGATTGATTTCATGGATCCTTTCTTGCTATTTAGCTTTGTTGAATACATTTTTACTTTATAATCTGAGTGCATCCTAATGGTTTTGGCCAGATCTTTCTTTGTTGTGCATTATTAATCATCAGTATGATTTTAATTCACATTTTTGATCTTATCCATGCATTAGTTTGTTTGCATTAAACAGGTCAAACTATATTAAACATTAATGTTCCTTTTGTCCTGAATTCATAAGTCTTCAAAACAAGTTATTTGCATTTTGGGTTCAAATTAGTGAGGTCATATTGatgcaaaatataaaatgttCAAAGGTGTTAAGGGCCAATGTTGCTTCTGAATCACAGAATTGTCCATAGTATCTGCCGATGGGATTTGGTGTTTTTACAATAAGTGTTAGCAGACAAGCATCACATCAAATGCATATTGCAATCAATAATAGTATTTGGACATGTAACTGACAAAATTGGAATGTGTTTTTTTTGTGACACTAACTAATTAATGATCAATTATGATCCATAGATATCTCTAGTATGTTTTGACTTGTGCCTATTGGCATGACTAATCTTGATACACCTGAAAAGGTGCCCAACTTCTGTTCTACCTTCTCACAATAAATTTCTCTGTAAAGGAATAATGTCTTTACCATAAAAGACCATTGTGCCCTGCTATATTTCTGGTGACTGTCCCTTGTCTTTCATTTTTATAAGCTAATCTTTGATTTAACTCTGGTTTTGTTCCTGCATCAAATCTTAAGCTGTTTCTGCTGGTGTTTTTGTTTTTAGCCCTGGGATCTTAATTTGCTTGCTGCTGTTAAGGAGTGATTCTTCTACTTCTTTTTTGGGTTGAATTGCCTGAATTTGCAGTCTTGCATAGTTCACCTTGTAGCCTATTAGGACTATGAATAAATTCTCAGTTGGTTGTCAAAGTGATGATCACTTGAGAATGAAAATTATTTCTAGATGTGCACCAGCTATAATCTAATCAGTGTTCCTATGCTTGTTCATAAAAAATTAATTGAAAATATAATCTTTGTTTTTTTATATCCCATTCTAGAATGACTATTGAACGAGTTGGCCTATCTGATGTGGCTCTAGATACATTGTCTCAAAGCCTGGAGAAGAACTCTGTTGAAATCAgggtatgtttctttttgcctatGATCTCACACCTACTCGCATATGTCATATGTGAGTTCTTCACATGGTCAATATTTTTCTTCTGTTACCAGTATTTGTCTTTAGTTGATCTAGTATAAATTTAGGTTTAGCTGTTTCCGATTCACTTTTTGCTGGCATTTACAGAGGTGTGAAACCACACCAAACATCTTATACAGGCGAGATTTGAGAACTTTCTTAAGCAAGACTCTAATGAAGAGTGTGTAAAAAATGTGGAAGTTGAACCTAATGTTAGAGTGGATGATGCATTTCTTGAAAAGGATCTGGAGGCAGCATTAGATTCTTTTGATAACCTTTTTTGCCGCCGTTGTCTGGTAAGTTCCAGTATGATTTTACTATAAAAATAGAGTTTTCTAGCTTGCCGTAATCTTATTTTACCAGATGATGAAATTCTCTTTGCTTCTGGATTGATTTTACAGGTTTTTGATTGTAGACTGCACGGATGTTCTCAGGATCTGGTGTTTCCTGTAAGTTGTCATCTTGTCTCATCTATATTTCAACCTTTGTATTTGCTTGATATAGTTCATCAATTGGATTGTGTATCAGGCAGAGAAACAGCATCCCTGGACCAACTCAGATGATGGTGATCCATGTGGTATTCATTGCTATAAATTGGTAATGTTATCCATATATCTCATTACATTTTAAAGTTTCTTTACTCCTGACTGATTGTGAACTCATATTTGTTACATGTTCATGTTCTGTTTCTTACTTTTATCAGGCTTCCAAATCAGAAAGTACAGCTACTGCAAATTCTCAGCCCCATGACCTTGAAGAGGCAACTCATTCAGTTGGTAGTCCTGGATCACAATTGTCTCCAAGAAGAAAAATTAAAGGTTCCACAGGAAGGAGGGCAAAGTCTCATCAAAATGAAAGTGCGTCTTCAAATGCAAAGGTTGTCTCTGAGACTAGTGAGTCTGACACACGTGTCAATCAGGATAATGTATCTGCTCAACTCTCTTCCTCACCTACAAAAAATAAGCAGCGTGGAAAATGTGGAACCAGGAAGAAAACCAATAAAAGAGTTGCTGAACGTGTTCTTATTTGCATAAGGAAGAAACAGAAGAAAATGATGCAGTCAGATGCTGATTCAATTGTTAGTGGATGCCTTGTTGCTCGAGATATGAAGCTCCGATCAGATACACGAAAGGACAATAAAAATTCTAGTTCATcgatgataaacaaaataattaagTCTTCAACTATAAGAAACAACAGGAAGAAGGCCATACAGCATCAGGACAGTATGAACTCAAAATATGTTGAAGCTCAAAATGATAATATTTTCCAGGCATCAATGGAGCCTTCAGCAACAGATGGTGATGAAAGCGAAAGGAAAGAGGAGTTTGTTGATGAGAACATCTGCAAACTTGTGAAGACGGATAGTAAACCATGGAAGATTATTGAACAGGGCCTCTTTCTTAAAGGTTTAGAGATTTTTGGAAGGAACAGGTAAGACCGTAAGAGTATACtgctggtcttcaaatgttcactACTTTTGTAAATTTATCGTCTGGTATGATTATTGGAATTGGTAAACACTTGACCTTTTTTGATCTAGTGTTTTTGCATTTTTTTCTAGGAGGATTAAGAACATGcttacataaaaaaaattaatagagtGTGATGCCATTGGTTGCAGcagtttaaaaaggcgctcgggcaaggtgaggcgaggcctgagcgcctcgctaatcttctaggcggcgcgcttcaaagaggcaccgcttgggcgctcgcccgagcccaggcattgggcgagcgcttgggttaactaaggcgaccgaaccaggattttaggtctggttcggtcctggtttggtttctggtggttagttggttcaatcgaaccaactaaaatcgatatcagtgacaacccaaccctaaccctcgttgctgctcccgatcccgatcccgctgctcgccgttgtcgctgctcgcaaacgctgtcgttgtcgtcgctcgcgcctcccaTTGCTCGCTgctcctgctcccgttgccgcagtcgttgctcgccgctgtcgctgccgctgtcgccgctcgtgcctcccgctcctgctcgctgctgtcgctgtcgctgccgctgcctccttacactccgctgtcgctgtcgcttcctcttttctcaatcagcaggctcagcacccccttacacttccttcttctccttctgttaacagtatacagtatactgttaatattattaagtttatttgaaattattaattttcaatactgttaatagattaataatatattattttgattttaatactgttaatttttatttatttgaaattattgttaggtttcaagataaatagcaagtgtacagagcaactcaatagagtctctaatggcatcaaaaaaagattcaatgaagatgatttatgtgaaaatgacgataatattgattatgatggatGACTTTGAtagaaaattttattgttttgaattttgaaactttttgttaatgtgacattgtgattttgtatcttagattttcttaatttaatagcatattttaatttaaaatttaaaattattatatttattaattatattatatatttttatattttagcgtctcgcttcgctcaagcgagcgcctagcgcct
The window above is part of the Musa acuminata AAA Group cultivar baxijiao chromosome BXJ2-6, Cavendish_Baxijiao_AAA, whole genome shotgun sequence genome. Proteins encoded here:
- the LOC103973483 gene encoding histone-lysine N-methyltransferase CLF isoform X1; translation: MASNASSSASECKSEPSAEHQIVGVKEGNCTPSDVMEIIDSLKKQVFSDRCTYIKKKMDENKQKLSSMTQLVYNLSKVRRNSSDHNSDLDTNLLTRRQDDALCTVNSLEQSAGEKDSGSCQEESSYASSTVLIGNNFGGKNGVRLIKLPEVPKLPPYTTWIFLDRNQIMTEDQSVVGRRRIYYDQNCGEALICSDSEDDFVEDEEEKKEFGTHEDFIIRMTIERVGLSDVALDTLSQSLEKNSVEIRARFENFLKQDSNEECVKNVEVEPNVRVDDAFLEKDLEAALDSFDNLFCRRCLVFDCRLHGCSQDLVFPAEKQHPWTNSDDGDPCGIHCYKLASKSESTATANSQPHDLEEATHSVGSPGSQLSPRRKIKGSTGRRAKSHQNESASSNAKVVSETSESDTRVNQDNVSAQLSSSPTKNKQRGKCGTRKKTNKRVAERVLICIRKKQKKMMQSDADSIVSGCLVARDMKLRSDTRKDNKNSSSSMINKIIKSSTIRNNRKKAIQHQDSMNSKYVEAQNDNIFQASMEPSATDGDESERKEEFVDENICKLVKTDSKPWKIIEQGLFLKGLEIFGRNSCLIARNLLSGMKTCVEVFQYMNHIQDNATYRAADGAISLVEGHGKVSELRTRSRFLRRRGRVRRLKYTWKSAGYHSIRKRITERKDQPCRQYNPCGCQSACGKQCRCLLNGTCCEKYCGCPKICKNRFRGCHCAKSQCRSRQCPCFAADRECDPDVCRNCWVGCGDGTLGGPNQRGDNYECRNMKLLLKQRQRVLLGRSDVSGWGAFLKNSVGKHEYLGEYTGELISHREADKRGKIYDRENSSFLFNLNDQFVLDAYRKGDKLKFANHSPDPNCYAKVIMVAGDHRVGIFAKERISAGEELFYDYRYEPDRAPAWARKPESSVSKKDESQPSSGRAKKLA
- the LOC103973483 gene encoding histone-lysine N-methyltransferase CLF isoform X2, with product MLFFVAVVFIMIVGVKEGNCTPSDVMEIIDSLKKQVFSDRCTYIKKKMDENKQKLSSMTQLVYNLSKVRRNSSDHNSDLDTNLLTRRQDDALCTVNSLEQSAGEKDSGSCQEESSYASSTVLIGNNFGGKNGVRLIKLPEVPKLPPYTTWIFLDRNQIMTEDQSVVGRRRIYYDQNCGEALICSDSEDDFVEDEEEKKEFGTHEDFIIRMTIERVGLSDVALDTLSQSLEKNSVEIRARFENFLKQDSNEECVKNVEVEPNVRVDDAFLEKDLEAALDSFDNLFCRRCLVFDCRLHGCSQDLVFPAEKQHPWTNSDDGDPCGIHCYKLASKSESTATANSQPHDLEEATHSVGSPGSQLSPRRKIKGSTGRRAKSHQNESASSNAKVVSETSESDTRVNQDNVSAQLSSSPTKNKQRGKCGTRKKTNKRVAERVLICIRKKQKKMMQSDADSIVSGCLVARDMKLRSDTRKDNKNSSSSMINKIIKSSTIRNNRKKAIQHQDSMNSKYVEAQNDNIFQASMEPSATDGDESERKEEFVDENICKLVKTDSKPWKIIEQGLFLKGLEIFGRNSCLIARNLLSGMKTCVEVFQYMNHIQDNATYRAADGAISLVEGHGKVSELRTRSRFLRRRGRVRRLKYTWKSAGYHSIRKRITERKDQPCRQYNPCGCQSACGKQCRCLLNGTCCEKYCGCPKICKNRFRGCHCAKSQCRSRQCPCFAADRECDPDVCRNCWVGCGDGTLGGPNQRGDNYECRNMKLLLKQRQRVLLGRSDVSGWGAFLKNSVGKHEYLGEYTGELISHREADKRGKIYDRENSSFLFNLNDQFVLDAYRKGDKLKFANHSPDPNCYAKVIMVAGDHRVGIFAKERISAGEELFYDYRYEPDRAPAWARKPESSVSKKDESQPSSGRAKKLA